A section of the bacterium genome encodes:
- a CDS encoding aspartate carbamoyltransferase catalytic subunit, whose translation MSFNASAKLWQKKDLLGIKDLSAQEIGLILETAESFKEISTREIKKVPTLRGKTVVTLFYEASTRTRTSFEIAAKRLSADTINISVSTSSVVKGETLLDTALNLQAMEPDILILRHNASGAPNMLAKALRASVINAGDGFREHPTQALLDMMTVREKKGDLRGLLLAIVGDIAHSRVARSNIYGFTKMGARVRVVAPPTLIPRGIESLGVEVCHHLLEGIRGADVVMALRIQKERLQGAFFPSEREYSRFFGLSRRVLEQAAPEALVMHPGPMNRGVEISPDVADGPFSVILDQVTNGVAVRMAVLYLLAGGIRGEDLH comes from the coding sequence TTGAGCTTCAATGCAAGTGCAAAGCTCTGGCAGAAAAAGGACCTGCTGGGTATCAAGGACCTGAGCGCCCAGGAAATAGGGCTGATTCTGGAGACAGCGGAATCCTTCAAAGAGATTTCCACCCGGGAGATCAAGAAGGTCCCAACCTTAAGGGGCAAGACAGTGGTGACGCTTTTTTATGAAGCCAGCACCCGCACCAGAACCTCCTTTGAAATAGCTGCCAAGAGACTAAGCGCCGATACCATAAACATCTCTGTTTCCACAAGCAGCGTGGTCAAGGGCGAGACCCTTCTGGACACTGCCCTCAATCTCCAGGCCATGGAGCCAGATATCCTCATTCTTCGCCACAACGCCTCAGGGGCCCCTAATATGCTGGCCAAGGCCCTCAGAGCATCGGTCATAAATGCTGGAGACGGCTTCAGAGAGCATCCCACCCAGGCTCTTCTGGACATGATGACCGTGAGGGAGAAGAAGGGGGATCTGAGAGGATTGCTTCTGGCCATCGTGGGTGACATAGCCCACAGCAGGGTGGCCCGGTCCAACATCTATGGTTTCACCAAGATGGGGGCTCGTGTCAGGGTCGTGGCTCCTCCTACCCTGATCCCCAGAGGCATAGAAAGCCTGGGGGTGGAAGTGTGCCACCATCTTCTGGAGGGTATAAGAGGTGCCGATGTGGTGATGGCTCTCAGAATTCAGAAGGAGCGCCTACAGGGAGCCTTTTTCCCCTCAGAGCGGGAATACTCCCGCTTCTTTGGTCTTTCCAGGCGGGTTTTGGAACAGGCGGCTCCCGAGGCCCTGGTGATGCACCCAGGGCCCATGAACCGGGGAGTGGAGATATCCCCTGATGTGGCAGACGGACCTTTCTCCGTGATTCTGGATCAGGTAACCAACGGTGTTGCCGTTCGCATGGCTGTCTTGTACTTGCTGGCAGGAGGCATCCGGGGTGAGGATCTGCATTAA
- the pyrR gene encoding bifunctional pyr operon transcriptional regulator/uracil phosphoribosyltransferase PyrR, producing the protein MSSDSLEAKLIMDASGMRRALRRMANQMGEKHPGAKDLALVGIRTNGIYLAKRLAREMEAIEGIPVATGVIDVTLYRDDLSRGRPNPLVKRTEIGFSVDDRKIVLVDDVLFTGRTTRAALDALMDFGRPAMVELAVLVDRGHRELPIRADYVGIQVVTAKEESVVVHMQEAGKEDEVLLVGPGWREET; encoded by the coding sequence GTGAGCAGCGATTCCTTGGAAGCCAAACTCATAATGGATGCCTCGGGCATGAGGCGGGCGCTCAGAAGAATGGCCAACCAGATGGGGGAGAAGCATCCCGGAGCCAAGGATCTGGCCCTTGTGGGCATACGCACCAACGGCATCTATTTGGCCAAGAGACTGGCCAGGGAAATGGAGGCCATAGAAGGTATTCCTGTGGCAACAGGTGTCATAGATGTGACTCTTTACAGGGACGATCTTTCCAGGGGCAGGCCCAATCCCCTGGTCAAGCGAACCGAGATAGGCTTTTCGGTGGATGACAGGAAGATAGTGCTCGTAGACGATGTGCTTTTCACAGGCCGCACCACCAGGGCCGCCTTGGACGCCCTCATGGATTTCGGCCGCCCGGCCATGGTGGAACTGGCGGTCTTGGTGGACAGAGGCCACAGAGAACTGCCCATACGTGCCGATTATGTGGGAATCCAGGTAGTTACAGCAAAAGAAGAGTCTGTTGTGGTGCACATGCAAGAGGCGGGCAAAGAGGATGAGGTGCTCCTGGTAGGTCCGGGCTGGAGGGAAGAGACTTGA
- the lepB gene encoding signal peptidase I, with the protein MASQSKVEKQAIEIQKNKKRKGAIREYAEAILIALAVALFIRTFVVQAFKIPSGSMIPTLEIGDHILVNRFIYGFRIPYTRVRLLPFTMPQRGDVIVFVYPEDNSKDFIKRVIGIGGDTVEIRDKKIFLNGQPWEDPYGVYTDPRVMPRNMDSRDNFGPVKVPSDQLFVMGDNRDNSRDSRYWGFVHVGEVKGKAFLIYYSWDSSNHGIRWKRIGRVIH; encoded by the coding sequence ATGGCCTCGCAGAGCAAAGTGGAAAAGCAGGCCATAGAGATCCAGAAGAATAAGAAACGAAAAGGGGCCATCAGGGAATATGCCGAGGCTATACTCATAGCCCTGGCCGTGGCGCTGTTCATTCGAACCTTTGTGGTCCAGGCCTTCAAGATCCCTTCGGGCTCTATGATCCCAACCCTGGAGATCGGAGACCACATCCTGGTCAACAGGTTCATCTACGGCTTCAGGATACCTTACACCCGTGTGCGACTTCTGCCCTTCACCATGCCCCAAAGGGGGGATGTGATAGTGTTCGTGTATCCTGAGGACAATTCCAAGGACTTCATAAAGAGAGTCATCGGGATAGGCGGGGACACGGTAGAGATAAGAGACAAGAAAATTTTCTTGAATGGACAGCCGTGGGAGGACCCTTACGGGGTCTATACGGATCCCAGGGTCATGCCCAGGAACATGGACTCAAGAGACAATTTCGGGCCGGTCAAGGTGCCATCTGATCAACTCTTTGTGATGGGTGACAACAGGGACAACAGCCGGGACTCCCGATACTGGGGGTTTGTGCACGTGGGGGAGGTAAAAGGAAAAGCCTTTCTGATCTACTATTCCTGGGACAGCTCCAACCACGGCATCCGCTGGAAGCGCATAGGCAGGGTGATTCATTAG
- a CDS encoding UDP-glucose/GDP-mannose dehydrogenase family protein: MNICVVGAGYAGLVTAACFAEFGLKVMCVDKETTKIEALRQGKVPFFEPGLEEMVQRNMAQGRLVFSQDLPQAVQNALVIFICVGTPSKEDGSVDLSAVDEVAGQIGDALNGYKLVVTKSTVPVGTTRRVEQIVRERSKGAYHFDVANNPEFLREGSAVEDFMRPNRVIVGAESDEARAILRDLYSPLYLIEAPFVITNIQTSEMIKYASNAFLATKISFINEMALLCDRLGADVYQVARAMGLDQRIGPKFLHPGPGFGGSCFPKDTRALAHSARQAGLELEIVEAVIRVNQRQKEWAVRRIEEALGGLEQKNVALLGLTFKPNTDDIREAPAVYIAQEILRRGGSLRTYDPVGMENASRVLNGQVVFCSDPYDAAQGSHGLVIATEWNQFRNLDMDRMKQLLLQPVLVDLKNIYDPERVKDKGFSYYGVGRN, translated from the coding sequence ATGAACATCTGTGTGGTGGGAGCAGGTTATGCGGGTTTGGTGACGGCCGCCTGTTTTGCGGAGTTCGGGCTTAAGGTGATGTGTGTGGACAAGGAGACAACGAAGATAGAGGCCCTTAGACAGGGCAAGGTGCCATTTTTCGAGCCCGGCCTTGAAGAAATGGTGCAAAGAAACATGGCACAGGGCCGCCTGGTTTTCTCCCAGGATCTCCCCCAGGCGGTGCAGAACGCCTTGGTGATCTTCATATGCGTGGGCACCCCTTCCAAGGAAGACGGCAGCGTGGATCTGAGCGCTGTGGACGAGGTGGCAGGCCAGATAGGAGATGCTCTAAACGGATATAAGCTGGTGGTCACAAAAAGCACCGTGCCGGTGGGCACCACAAGAAGGGTGGAACAGATCGTAAGGGAAAGGAGCAAGGGAGCCTACCATTTTGATGTGGCCAACAATCCGGAGTTTCTCAGGGAAGGCTCTGCGGTGGAGGACTTCATGAGGCCCAACCGGGTGATAGTGGGAGCCGAAAGCGACGAGGCCAGAGCCATATTGAGGGATTTGTACAGCCCACTGTACCTCATCGAGGCTCCCTTCGTGATCACCAACATCCAGACCTCGGAGATGATAAAGTATGCCAGTAACGCATTTCTGGCCACAAAGATCTCCTTCATAAACGAGATGGCTCTTCTTTGCGACAGGCTGGGTGCCGATGTGTACCAGGTGGCAAGGGCCATGGGGCTGGATCAAAGGATAGGTCCCAAGTTCCTGCATCCTGGCCCAGGGTTCGGAGGGTCATGTTTTCCCAAGGACACCAGGGCCCTGGCCCACTCGGCCAGGCAGGCAGGTTTGGAGCTGGAGATAGTTGAGGCTGTGATCCGTGTGAACCAAAGACAAAAAGAGTGGGCCGTCAGAAGGATCGAGGAGGCCCTGGGAGGCCTGGAGCAAAAAAATGTGGCACTCTTGGGGCTTACTTTCAAACCCAACACCGATGATATCCGGGAAGCCCCGGCAGTGTATATCGCACAGGAAATCCTCAGACGCGGAGGCAGCTTGAGAACATATGATCCTGTGGGCATGGAAAACGCCTCCAGGGTCCTGAACGGGCAGGTCGTGTTTTGTTCAGATCCCTATGATGCGGCTCAGGGAAGCCATGGGCTGGTCATAGCCACCGAGTGGAACCAGTTTAGAAACCTGGACATGGACCGAATGAAACAGCTGTTGCTCCAACCAGTGCTGGTGGATCTAAAGAACATCTACGACCCAGAACGGGTAAAGGACAAGGGGTTCTCTTATTATGGCGTGGGGAGGAATTGA
- a CDS encoding SDR family oxidoreductase, which produces MGVFMVTGGAGFIGSHIVDRLVEQGHRVRVVDNFSTGRRENLAHLEGHPLVQIAEGDICDWEFMAEVMEGVDYVLHQAAIPSVPRSVSDPLSSHRVNVEGTLRVLLAAKDAGVRRVVLASSSSVYGDIKEQQRADSAKRETLPPRPLSPYAATKLAAEGYCTAFYNSYGLETVSLRYFNVFGPRQDPKSQYASVVPRFASALLNGKRPIIYGDGQQTRDFTYVSNVVEANLLACEAPDAPGRAFNVACGKSVSVKQLLETMAAVLGVTPDPEFHPPRAGDVRHSKADISLAKRVLGYRVRVGFNQGIRRTLQAIK; this is translated from the coding sequence ATGGGGGTTTTCATGGTCACAGGAGGGGCCGGCTTCATAGGCTCCCACATCGTGGACAGGCTCGTGGAGCAGGGTCACAGGGTCAGGGTGGTGGACAATTTCTCCACGGGCCGAAGGGAAAATCTTGCCCACCTGGAGGGCCATCCCCTGGTCCAGATTGCCGAAGGGGACATATGTGACTGGGAATTCATGGCTGAAGTCATGGAAGGGGTGGACTACGTGCTCCATCAGGCAGCCATTCCGTCGGTGCCCAGATCCGTTTCCGACCCTCTTAGCAGCCACAGAGTCAATGTGGAGGGCACCTTGAGGGTTCTGCTGGCAGCCAAGGATGCTGGGGTAAGAAGAGTGGTCTTGGCCTCTTCATCATCTGTTTACGGAGACATCAAAGAACAACAGAGGGCCGACTCGGCCAAGAGGGAGACTCTGCCTCCCAGGCCCCTTTCCCCTTATGCAGCAACCAAGCTGGCTGCAGAGGGTTACTGCACGGCCTTCTACAATTCTTACGGCCTGGAAACAGTTTCGCTGCGTTACTTCAATGTGTTTGGCCCCAGGCAGGACCCCAAATCCCAGTATGCATCGGTGGTGCCCAGATTTGCCTCTGCGCTTCTCAATGGGAAAAGACCCATCATTTACGGAGACGGTCAGCAGACCAGGGACTTTACCTATGTGTCCAACGTGGTTGAAGCCAATCTACTGGCATGTGAGGCTCCCGATGCCCCGGGAAGGGCATTTAATGTGGCATGCGGCAAGTCGGTCAGCGTGAAGCAACTTCTGGAGACCATGGCCGCTGTACTGGGTGTAACCCCGGATCCTGAGTTCCACCCCCCCAGAGCCGGCGATGTGAGACATTCCAAAGCCGACATATCCCTGGCCAAGAGAGTTCTGGGATACAGGGTCAGGGTTGGATTCAACCAGGGGATCCGCAGAACTCTTCAGGCCATCAAATGA
- the truA gene encoding tRNA pseudouridine(38-40) synthase TruA, which produces MQGERNIRLVLQYEGGGYHGWQIQPGAVTVQEVLEKTLSVIIQERVRVIGAGRTDAGVHALAQVAHLRTGSSLPAKTIQRALNALLPHDIRVLMAEETDPGFHARFSALAKRYEYMVWNDPVESAFFRRYSWWIPRSLDLEAMKEASQALPGEHDFAAFKASGSDARSTVRRVLGCGWELRPPLLLFWIEATGFLRYMVRGIVGTLVDIGLGKKGPLHVERLLCGGERFMSGPTAPARGLFLAKVIYPEKWSLPQRWEEGPWKLFPATPAELQASRRREE; this is translated from the coding sequence ATGCAAGGCGAGCGCAACATCCGGCTAGTGCTGCAGTACGAGGGAGGCGGCTACCATGGTTGGCAGATCCAACCGGGAGCTGTCACCGTTCAGGAGGTCTTGGAAAAAACACTCTCCGTAATAATCCAGGAGAGGGTAAGGGTGATAGGAGCCGGCAGGACAGATGCCGGAGTCCACGCCTTGGCCCAGGTGGCCCATTTACGCACTGGATCTTCGCTTCCGGCCAAGACGATCCAAAGGGCTCTCAATGCCCTTCTCCCCCATGATATAAGGGTTCTCATGGCAGAAGAAACAGATCCGGGATTTCACGCCAGGTTCTCGGCCCTAGCCAAGCGCTATGAGTACATGGTGTGGAATGATCCTGTAGAGAGCGCATTTTTTAGAAGGTACAGCTGGTGGATTCCCAGATCCCTGGATCTTGAGGCCATGAAAGAGGCAAGCCAGGCATTGCCAGGGGAGCATGATTTCGCTGCTTTCAAGGCCTCGGGCTCTGATGCCAGGAGCACCGTAAGGCGAGTTTTGGGCTGCGGATGGGAGCTACGGCCTCCACTTTTACTTTTCTGGATAGAGGCCACGGGATTTCTGAGGTACATGGTCCGGGGCATAGTGGGGACCCTTGTGGACATAGGCCTGGGCAAGAAGGGACCCCTCCACGTGGAGAGGCTTCTCTGTGGTGGTGAGCGTTTCATGAGCGGGCCCACAGCTCCTGCCAGAGGGCTTTTCCTGGCCAAGGTGATTTACCCTGAGAAGTGGAGTTTGCCCCAAAGGTGGGAAGAAGGCCCTTGGAAGCTTTTTCCCGCGACTCCAGCTGAACTCCAAGCATCCAGGAGGAGGGAGGAGTAG
- a CDS encoding TetR/AcrR family transcriptional regulator has translation MSVLGHREVDVEQADLRLPRRERERLRQRQEMLSAALELFSEKGYHNVSMHEIAARAEFAIGTLYRFFRNKEDLYRALMLDQAERFHKTLTGALEQGKDELEKLRNYVRAKGELFRSSVSVIRLYLSETQGASFNLMAGLNKEIRKRHFEFLHRLALVFESGMQRGIFRTLARPFVLALALENILNGFLLLWLEDPESHPYPEDPDQILKILLEGLLQESFSAH, from the coding sequence ATGTCGGTTCTTGGGCATCGGGAGGTGGATGTGGAACAAGCAGATCTGCGGCTTCCCAGGAGGGAGAGGGAGAGGCTCAGGCAGAGGCAGGAGATGCTCTCGGCTGCCTTGGAGCTCTTCTCCGAGAAGGGCTATCACAACGTATCCATGCACGAGATAGCCGCCAGGGCCGAGTTCGCCATAGGAACCCTCTACAGGTTTTTCAGAAACAAGGAGGATCTTTATAGAGCCCTCATGCTGGATCAGGCGGAGAGGTTTCACAAAACCCTCACTGGTGCCTTGGAACAGGGCAAGGATGAGCTGGAGAAGCTTCGCAACTACGTAAGGGCCAAGGGAGAGCTATTTCGTTCCAGCGTTTCGGTGATCCGTCTTTATTTGTCAGAGACGCAGGGAGCAAGTTTCAACCTCATGGCCGGTCTGAACAAGGAGATAAGAAAACGCCATTTTGAATTCCTCCACAGATTGGCCCTGGTGTTTGAATCTGGAATGCAAAGGGGCATATTCAGGACACTGGCTAGGCCCTTTGTGCTTGCCCTGGCCCTGGAGAACATCCTCAACGGCTTCTTGCTCCTTTGGCTGGAAGACCCTGAGAGCCATCCCTATCCAGAGGATCCCGACCAAATACTGAAAATTCTCCTGGAAGGGCTTCTCCAGGAATCTTTCTCGGCTCATTGA
- a CDS encoding efflux RND transporter periplasmic adaptor subunit — MLGGCDPAKTPPPSPPAVEVAFVTVQPESVVLTTELPGRTSAYRVAEIRPQVNGLIHKRLFIEGSDVKAGQVLYQIDPAPFQAALDNALAALAKAEANLPAIRSRAERYQQLLRSNAVSQQEYDDAQAALMQAQAEIQYWKATVETARINLGYTRVTAPISGRIGRSNVTDGAIVTAYQPVALATIQQLDPIYVDVPQSTTELLSLRRRLGEGSLNPNRADQRKVELMLEDGTPYPLEGTFQFRDVSVDPTTGSVILRIVFPNPDHVLLPGMFVKALVKEGVDEKAILIPQQSVLRDPKGNPLVMLLDQQGNVQQKMLTLDRAMGNRWLVSSGLAPGDRVIVEGILKVRPGAPVKAVPLEGQEQVEPKPHAPTGQPSGNR, encoded by the coding sequence ATGCTGGGTGGTTGTGACCCAGCAAAGACACCTCCACCATCGCCTCCTGCCGTTGAGGTGGCTTTTGTGACGGTCCAGCCAGAGTCCGTTGTACTCACCACAGAGCTCCCGGGCCGCACATCAGCGTACCGCGTGGCCGAGATCAGGCCCCAGGTCAACGGTCTCATCCACAAGCGTCTGTTCATCGAGGGCTCTGATGTAAAGGCCGGCCAGGTGCTTTACCAGATCGACCCAGCTCCTTTTCAGGCGGCCCTGGACAACGCGTTGGCAGCCCTGGCCAAGGCCGAGGCAAATTTGCCGGCTATCCGGTCCCGGGCAGAACGCTACCAACAGCTCCTGCGGTCCAATGCCGTAAGCCAGCAGGAGTACGACGATGCGCAAGCAGCCCTCATGCAGGCACAAGCGGAAATTCAGTACTGGAAGGCCACGGTGGAGACGGCAAGAATAAACCTGGGATATACAAGGGTCACAGCTCCCATATCGGGCCGTATAGGCAGATCCAATGTTACCGACGGCGCCATAGTCACGGCCTATCAGCCTGTTGCCTTGGCCACGATCCAGCAACTGGATCCCATATACGTGGATGTTCCCCAGTCCACCACAGAGCTTCTGAGCCTCAGGAGGCGCCTGGGTGAAGGCAGTTTAAACCCCAATCGAGCAGACCAGAGGAAGGTGGAGCTGATGCTGGAGGACGGGACGCCTTACCCCCTGGAAGGTACGTTTCAGTTCAGGGATGTGAGCGTGGATCCCACCACCGGATCCGTGATCCTGCGTATTGTTTTCCCCAACCCAGACCATGTTTTGCTCCCCGGCATGTTTGTCAAGGCCCTCGTCAAAGAGGGCGTGGACGAGAAGGCCATCTTGATCCCACAGCAATCGGTCTTACGAGATCCCAAAGGCAACCCACTGGTCATGCTCTTGGATCAGCAAGGAAATGTCCAGCAGAAGATGCTCACCCTGGATCGAGCCATGGGAAACCGGTGGCTGGTTTCATCAGGTCTTGCCCCTGGAGATAGAGTTATAGTGGAAGGAATACTGAAGGTGAGGCCTGGTGCTCCTGTCAAGGCAGTCCCTTTGGAGGGGCAGGAACAGGTTGAACCCAAGCCCCATGCCCCAACAGGGCAGCCCTCGGGAAACCGCTGA
- a CDS encoding efflux RND transporter permease subunit: MLSRFFLDRPVFAWVIAIIMMVLGGLAIYNLPISQYPPIAPPSIYIMAFYPGASAETVENTVTQIIEQKMTGLDKMIYLSATSDSAGASRIELTFEPGTDPDLAWAKVQNKLQLAMASLPEVVQRQGVMVGKATRNYLMIVGLVSEDGSMDGNDLRDYAQSNLEKVLARVPGVGEVENFGTQYAMRIWINPDKLINYHLTVEDVILALRAYNVEVSAGQLGGTPAVEGQRLNASITVQSLLKTPEEFASVPIRVNQDGSVVRIKDVGRTELGTEFYDVVAFYNGKPTAGMAIRQASGANALTTADAVKKKLQEMSRYFPTGMKVVYPYDTTPFVRVAIEEVIKTLLEAILLVFLVMYLFLGSFRATLIPTIAVPIVILGTFAVLGLFGFSINMLTMFAMVLAIGLLVDDAIVVVENVERIMSEEGLSPRDATAKSMDQITSALIGIGLVLGAVFGPMAFFGGSTGVIYRQFSVTIISAMLLSVLVALILTPVLCASLLRPVPPGHGLAERAIPPLRPFFRGFDAVFHWGRELLVRIVGHSLAKKARYVLLYIVIVGAMILLFFRMPTSYLPDEDQGILLTQVIMPTGATLEQTQEVLAEIQDYFMKNENKVVESCLTIAGFSFSGRAQTNGMAFVKLKDWKLRDRPELRVKAIAGRATQAFSGIRNAMVFAFPPPSVIELGNARGFDFQLLDRSGLGHQELMAARNQLLGMAATDQRLTSVRPNGMEDVPEYRVDVDWEKAGAMGLSITSIHNTIAASFGSAYVNDFIQGGRVKRVYVQADAPYRMLPADINRLYVRNKDGKMVPFSSFSSGRWSYGSPRLERYNGFPSINIWGEPSPGRSSGEAMQALEELVARLPVAVGHEWTGLSYQERMAHAQAPVLYAFSVLVIFLCLAALYESWSVPISILMVLPFGAIGGIIASSLRQLPNDVYFQIGLLTTLGLTTKNAILIVQFAKARWEKGTRLMEAALEATRLRCRPILMTSLAFGFGVLPLALTTGAGSGAQNAIGTSVLGGMATGTFLATVFAPLFYVLVAAVGPGNARNKVNKAESQKAGGPVT; this comes from the coding sequence ATGCTATCCAGGTTCTTTTTAGACCGTCCTGTGTTTGCGTGGGTCATAGCCATAATAATGATGGTGCTGGGAGGCCTTGCCATCTACAACCTGCCCATCTCTCAGTATCCACCCATAGCTCCGCCTTCCATCTACATCATGGCGTTCTATCCCGGGGCCTCGGCCGAGACAGTGGAAAACACCGTGACACAGATCATCGAACAGAAGATGACCGGCCTGGACAAGATGATCTATCTTTCTGCAACGAGCGACTCGGCTGGCGCATCCAGGATCGAGCTGACCTTCGAGCCGGGAACCGACCCGGACCTGGCTTGGGCAAAGGTCCAGAACAAGCTACAACTGGCCATGGCCAGTCTTCCAGAGGTGGTCCAAAGACAGGGAGTGATGGTGGGCAAGGCCACCAGAAATTATCTCATGATCGTGGGACTTGTCTCAGAGGACGGGAGCATGGACGGCAACGATCTCAGGGACTACGCCCAGTCCAACCTGGAGAAAGTCCTCGCCAGGGTGCCAGGAGTTGGAGAGGTGGAGAACTTCGGCACCCAATACGCCATGCGCATATGGATCAATCCAGACAAGCTCATCAACTACCACCTGACGGTGGAGGACGTGATTCTGGCTCTAAGGGCTTACAATGTGGAGGTCTCCGCAGGCCAGCTCGGCGGCACTCCAGCGGTGGAGGGCCAGCGTCTCAATGCCTCCATAACTGTTCAGAGTCTGCTGAAAACCCCTGAGGAATTCGCCTCTGTCCCCATTCGAGTCAATCAGGACGGCTCGGTTGTACGGATCAAGGACGTGGGTAGGACCGAGCTGGGCACCGAGTTTTACGATGTGGTGGCCTTTTACAACGGTAAGCCCACTGCGGGCATGGCCATACGTCAGGCATCGGGGGCCAACGCCCTAACCACGGCAGACGCAGTAAAGAAAAAGCTCCAGGAGATGAGCCGTTACTTCCCCACGGGCATGAAGGTGGTGTACCCATACGACACCACTCCCTTTGTGAGGGTGGCCATAGAGGAGGTGATTAAGACTCTCCTGGAGGCAATCCTCCTGGTTTTTCTGGTCATGTACCTTTTTCTGGGGAGCTTCAGGGCCACCCTTATTCCCACCATAGCCGTCCCCATAGTGATCCTTGGAACCTTCGCAGTGCTTGGTCTTTTCGGCTTCTCCATAAACATGCTCACCATGTTTGCAATGGTTCTGGCCATAGGACTCCTTGTGGATGACGCCATTGTGGTGGTGGAGAACGTAGAGAGGATAATGAGTGAGGAGGGACTCTCCCCTAGGGATGCCACGGCCAAGTCCATGGACCAGATCACCAGCGCTCTGATCGGTATAGGGCTCGTGCTGGGAGCCGTATTCGGCCCTATGGCCTTCTTCGGAGGCTCCACAGGGGTGATCTACAGGCAGTTCTCGGTGACCATAATATCGGCAATGCTACTCTCAGTGCTAGTGGCCCTGATCTTGACACCTGTCCTGTGCGCATCCTTGCTAAGGCCTGTTCCTCCCGGGCATGGGCTGGCTGAGAGAGCCATCCCGCCTCTGAGGCCATTTTTCAGGGGCTTCGATGCTGTTTTCCATTGGGGCAGAGAACTCCTGGTTAGAATAGTAGGACACAGCCTGGCCAAGAAAGCCAGATACGTACTGCTCTACATAGTCATCGTTGGGGCGATGATTCTTTTGTTTTTCCGGATGCCCACATCCTACCTCCCAGACGAAGACCAGGGGATACTGCTAACACAGGTGATCATGCCCACTGGGGCTACTCTGGAGCAGACCCAGGAAGTCCTGGCCGAGATACAGGATTATTTTATGAAAAACGAAAATAAGGTGGTGGAATCTTGTTTGACCATAGCCGGCTTCAGCTTCTCAGGGAGGGCTCAGACCAATGGCATGGCCTTTGTGAAACTCAAGGACTGGAAGCTAAGAGACCGTCCGGAGCTGAGGGTAAAGGCAATAGCAGGCCGGGCAACACAGGCATTTTCTGGAATTCGCAATGCCATGGTCTTCGCCTTCCCGCCACCTTCTGTTATAGAGCTTGGAAATGCCAGAGGCTTTGATTTCCAGTTGCTGGACAGAAGTGGCCTGGGTCATCAGGAGCTGATGGCAGCTCGCAACCAACTTCTGGGCATGGCAGCCACGGACCAAAGGCTTACATCCGTCAGGCCCAACGGCATGGAGGACGTGCCTGAATACAGGGTAGACGTGGATTGGGAGAAGGCGGGCGCCATGGGTCTTTCCATCACTTCCATTCACAATACCATAGCAGCCTCCTTTGGAAGCGCTTACGTAAATGATTTCATACAGGGCGGCAGGGTAAAAAGAGTGTATGTGCAAGCCGATGCTCCTTACAGGATGCTTCCCGCGGACATAAACAGGCTCTATGTTAGAAACAAGGATGGGAAAATGGTCCCATTTTCCTCCTTTTCATCGGGCCGATGGTCTTATGGATCCCCCAGGCTGGAACGCTACAACGGGTTCCCTTCCATAAACATCTGGGGGGAGCCCTCCCCTGGCAGGAGCTCCGGGGAAGCCATGCAGGCCTTGGAGGAGTTGGTAGCCAGACTGCCTGTGGCAGTGGGCCATGAGTGGACCGGGCTCTCGTACCAGGAGCGAATGGCCCATGCCCAGGCTCCCGTGCTCTATGCCTTTTCGGTGCTGGTCATATTCCTGTGTCTAGCAGCCCTTTATGAGAGCTGGTCGGTGCCCATTTCCATTCTCATGGTACTGCCCTTCGGCGCCATAGGAGGCATCATAGCATCCAGCCTAAGGCAACTGCCCAATGACGTTTACTTTCAGATAGGGCTTCTAACCACACTGGGCCTCACCACCAAGAACGCCATCCTGATCGTTCAGTTTGCCAAGGCCAGGTGGGAAAAGGGGACGCGGCTCATGGAGGCCGCCTTGGAGGCCACAAGGCTCCGTTGCCGCCCCATACTCATGACCTCCTTGGCCTTCGGATTTGGAGTCCTGCCTTTGGCCCTCACAACAGGTGCTGGTTCCGGAGCTCAGAATGCCATAGGAACATCGGTGCTGGGCGGCATGGCAACAGGAACCTTTCTCGCCACCGTATTCGCGCCCTTATTCTATGTCCTGGTGGCCGCCGTAGGGCCTGGGAATGCAAGGAACAAAGTGAATAAGGCAGAAAGTCAAAAAGCTGGGGGACCTGTGACATGA